The Thalassotalea sp. HSM 43 genome window below encodes:
- a CDS encoding TonB-dependent receptor: MPLPKPVSLISLIVSTSVPFSVAAAVSEQESSSAMERIVVDNKNGADTLISTLNKQTLNDINAEHIEQVMVRISGSDIHRGSGVEYLPSLRSPVLTGAGACGSLLTLVDSVPIRAAGFCNINELFETPFNQASYIEVFKGPWSSVFGSNAQNGVINVITPEVLDDDMLEVRTSISSDELYRASFDGNSAKSNIRSQLSLTDDKGWRDDSGFEQQQFQLKHQHDAANTSYTTSISASHLAQQTAGYIVGKDAYKDDDIAESNPNPEAYRDAYSLRASMHIEQQMQNGDQLSITPYLRHADMEFLMHFLPGQPVEKNRQQSVGLKSQYHLRQTAALQWLFGIDSEFTQASLLQFQEQPTQGSEFLQETIPVGKQYDYEVDASYGGAFVRGVWQHTDKLSWQFGARIDYQHYDYDNLMISGRTDENGEPCGFGGCRYSRPQSREDSFNNPSYQLGAQYQIDNQSQLYVNAGHGFRAPQATELYRLQRDQQSADLDSEQTDSIELGYAMITPSINLKLAGYYSEKEDIIIRDSDAFNVNGAGSRHKGLELDLNWQITSWLRYFQHSSYSRHTYTHGNSDQFADIAGNDMDSAPKQLHTAGLAWQVNDQLSSQIQYRFVDQYYTDAENEHRYDGHQLFDLSGKYQFSPEFNLQLRVANLLDEQYAARADFSGFAGDRYFPGQQRRVYLDLRYQF; encoded by the coding sequence ATGCCTTTACCCAAACCTGTTTCACTCATTAGCCTAATTGTAAGCACCAGTGTGCCTTTTTCAGTGGCGGCAGCCGTATCAGAACAAGAGAGCTCCAGTGCCATGGAGCGTATCGTTGTCGACAACAAAAATGGTGCTGACACACTGATAAGCACCTTAAATAAGCAAACATTGAATGACATCAATGCCGAGCATATTGAACAAGTCATGGTACGTATCAGTGGCAGTGACATTCATCGTGGTAGTGGTGTCGAATACCTGCCGTCATTGCGCTCACCTGTACTAACCGGTGCCGGCGCCTGTGGCAGTTTATTAACCTTGGTTGATAGTGTGCCAATTCGTGCCGCTGGCTTTTGTAATATCAATGAGTTGTTTGAAACGCCGTTCAATCAAGCCAGTTACATTGAGGTATTCAAGGGGCCATGGAGTTCAGTGTTCGGCTCTAACGCGCAAAACGGTGTTATCAATGTCATCACCCCAGAGGTACTCGATGACGATATGTTAGAGGTTCGCACCAGTATCAGCAGTGACGAGCTTTATCGGGCAAGCTTTGATGGCAATAGTGCTAAGTCGAACATCAGAAGCCAATTATCACTTACCGATGATAAAGGCTGGCGTGATGATTCTGGTTTTGAACAGCAACAATTTCAACTCAAGCATCAACATGATGCGGCAAACACCAGTTACACCACGAGCATCAGTGCCAGTCACTTAGCACAGCAAACAGCGGGGTATATTGTTGGTAAAGATGCCTATAAAGATGATGATATCGCCGAATCAAACCCAAACCCAGAAGCGTATCGAGACGCTTACTCTTTGCGCGCATCGATGCATATTGAACAGCAAATGCAAAATGGTGATCAGCTGAGTATTACCCCCTATTTGCGCCACGCTGATATGGAATTCTTAATGCACTTTTTGCCTGGGCAGCCGGTGGAAAAAAATCGTCAGCAAAGTGTCGGTCTTAAATCTCAGTACCATTTGCGCCAAACAGCTGCGCTGCAATGGTTATTCGGTATCGATAGTGAATTTACCCAAGCCAGCCTATTGCAATTTCAAGAGCAACCAACACAAGGCTCAGAGTTTTTGCAAGAGACGATCCCGGTTGGTAAACAGTACGATTATGAGGTGGATGCAAGTTATGGTGGTGCCTTTGTTCGTGGTGTTTGGCAACATACTGACAAGCTAAGTTGGCAGTTTGGCGCTCGTATCGATTATCAACACTATGACTACGATAATCTTATGATAAGCGGTCGCACCGATGAAAATGGCGAGCCATGTGGTTTTGGCGGTTGCCGTTATAGCAGGCCGCAAAGTCGTGAAGACTCGTTTAACAATCCGTCATATCAGTTAGGTGCTCAATACCAAATCGATAACCAATCACAGCTTTATGTTAATGCTGGTCATGGCTTTAGAGCCCCACAAGCGACCGAACTGTACCGTTTACAACGGGATCAACAAAGTGCCGACTTAGACTCTGAACAAACCGATAGCATAGAGCTGGGTTATGCGATGATCACCCCATCTATCAACTTAAAGCTAGCGGGCTACTATAGCGAAAAAGAAGACATTATTATTCGCGACAGCGATGCCTTTAACGTCAATGGTGCTGGTTCACGTCATAAAGGGCTTGAGCTGGATCTAAACTGGCAAATAACCTCGTGGTTACGCTACTTTCAACACAGTAGTTACAGTCGCCACACCTATACCCATGGTAACAGCGATCAGTTTGCCGACATTGCCGGTAACGATATGGACTCGGCACCAAAGCAATTGCATACGGCAGGTTTAGCTTGGCAAGTAAATGACCAACTTAGCTCACAAATTCAGTATCGATTTGTTGATCAATATTACACCGACGCTGAAAATGAACACCGTTATGATGGCCATCAGCTGTTTGATCTTTCCGGTAAATATCAATTTAGCCCAGAATTTAACCTGCAATTAAGAGTTGCTAATTTGTTAGATGAACAATACGCCGCTCGTGCAGACTTTAGTGGCTTTGCCGGGGATCGATATTTCCCCGGACAACAACGTCGCGTATACCTGGACCTGCGCTACCAATTTTAG
- a CDS encoding pirin family protein, whose translation MKYVRRNNERGQVDIGWLQSKHSFSFGHYYDPAHMGLSVLRVINDDVVAPGAGFGAHGHRDMEIISYVLSGSLEHQDSTGNRYQIEAGEVQRMSAGSGIMHSEYNASQDEPVNFLQIWIKPQHKGCTPSYEQKKIVQNGALTPLVTPNGSGDSLTLDQDVQLSRLQLEQGDSFELGDKQYQLYLHVYAGEIDVAGQRFVAGDGFAIDRGELYTLQAQSEVQALHFLLP comes from the coding sequence ATGAAATATGTTCGCCGCAATAATGAGCGAGGACAGGTCGATATCGGCTGGTTGCAATCCAAGCACAGTTTTTCATTTGGTCACTATTATGATCCTGCGCATATGGGGCTGTCGGTATTGAGAGTGATAAATGATGATGTTGTCGCACCGGGCGCTGGTTTTGGTGCGCATGGTCACCGTGATATGGAAATCATCTCCTATGTACTTTCCGGTAGCCTTGAGCATCAAGATAGCACAGGTAACCGCTACCAAATCGAGGCAGGGGAGGTGCAACGCATGAGTGCAGGCAGTGGCATTATGCATTCTGAATACAATGCCTCTCAAGATGAGCCGGTCAACTTTTTGCAAATCTGGATAAAACCTCAACATAAAGGGTGCACGCCATCATATGAGCAGAAAAAGATTGTCCAAAATGGCGCGCTGACGCCTTTGGTTACCCCTAACGGTAGCGGTGATTCTTTAACCCTAGATCAAGATGTGCAGTTATCTCGATTGCAGCTAGAGCAGGGCGATAGCTTTGAGCTGGGCGACAAACAATATCAGCTGTATTTACACGTGTATGCTGGTGAGATTGATGTCGCAGGACAGCGCTTTGTTGCCGGTGATGGCTTTGCTATTGACCGTGGTGAACTGTATACCTTGCAGGCCCAAAGCGAAGTTCAGGCCTTGCATTTTCTGTTACCCTAA
- a CDS encoding urocanate hydratase — protein sequence MTDFQQQITQGIPTELPAAKPYPVDANRAPKRKDILSAEEKQLAVRNALRYFPKQWHQELAQEFAQELKDFGRIYMYRFKPNYELKARSVTDYPAKCEQAAAIMLMVDNNLDPAVAQHPEELITYGGNGAVFQNWAQYLLAMKYLSEMESDQTLHIYSGHPMGLFPSSPDAPRVVVTNGMMIPNYSQPDDWEKFNALGVTQYGQMTAGSFMYIGPQGIVHGTTITVMNAFRKVLEQGQSPQGKIFLTAGLGGMSGAQPKAGNIANCITVCAEVNPKAATKRHQQGWVDELIDNMDDLVSRVQQAQANQEVVSIAYIGNIVDVWESFYEHDIFVHLGSDQTSLHNPWSGGYYPVDISYEESNRLIREEPELFKVKVQETLKRHADAVNKHTARGTYFFDYGNAFLLEASRAGGDVMAENGIDFKYPSYVQDILGPMCFDYGFGPFRWVCASGKPEDLDKTDEIAAQVLSKIMEQSPEEIQQQMQDNITWIKDAKQNKLVVGSQARILYADAQGRMEIAKAFNDAINRGDIGPVVLGRDHHDVSGTDSPFRETSNIYDGSRFTADMAIHNVIGDSFRGATWVSIHNGGGVGWGEVTNGGFGMLLDGSADSERRLKSMLLFDVNNGIARRSWARNEEANFAIKREMARTPKLKVTLANLVDDDILDDLSF from the coding sequence ATGACTGATTTTCAACAACAGATTACCCAAGGCATTCCTACTGAGTTGCCTGCAGCTAAGCCTTATCCGGTTGATGCAAACCGTGCACCTAAGCGTAAAGACATTCTTAGCGCCGAAGAAAAGCAACTAGCGGTACGTAATGCTTTGCGTTACTTCCCAAAACAATGGCACCAAGAATTGGCACAAGAATTTGCCCAAGAGTTGAAAGACTTTGGTCGCATTTATATGTACCGTTTTAAGCCAAACTATGAGTTAAAGGCGCGTTCGGTAACGGATTATCCAGCTAAGTGTGAACAAGCCGCGGCGATCATGCTTATGGTTGATAACAACTTAGACCCAGCGGTTGCACAACATCCAGAAGAACTTATTACTTATGGTGGTAACGGAGCTGTATTCCAAAACTGGGCGCAATATCTGTTAGCTATGAAGTACTTGAGTGAAATGGAAAGTGATCAAACATTGCACATATACTCAGGGCACCCGATGGGTTTGTTCCCCTCTTCACCAGATGCTCCGCGTGTGGTTGTTACCAATGGCATGATGATCCCAAACTATTCACAACCTGACGATTGGGAAAAGTTTAACGCATTAGGTGTGACCCAATATGGCCAAATGACGGCTGGCTCGTTTATGTACATTGGTCCGCAAGGCATCGTCCACGGTACCACAATTACGGTAATGAACGCATTTCGTAAAGTATTAGAACAAGGTCAAAGCCCACAAGGTAAAATTTTCCTAACCGCGGGTTTAGGCGGTATGAGTGGTGCGCAACCTAAAGCCGGTAATATTGCCAACTGTATTACCGTATGTGCTGAAGTAAACCCGAAGGCTGCGACGAAACGTCATCAGCAAGGCTGGGTAGACGAGCTTATTGATAATATGGATGACCTTGTTAGCCGCGTGCAACAAGCACAAGCCAATCAAGAAGTTGTCTCTATTGCCTATATCGGTAACATCGTTGATGTTTGGGAAAGCTTTTATGAGCACGACATTTTCGTTCACTTAGGCTCAGATCAAACGTCATTGCATAACCCTTGGTCAGGCGGCTATTACCCAGTAGACATCAGCTATGAAGAATCTAATCGTTTAATTCGTGAAGAGCCAGAGCTATTCAAAGTTAAAGTGCAAGAAACCTTGAAACGTCATGCCGATGCCGTTAACAAGCACACCGCACGTGGTACCTACTTCTTTGATTACGGTAATGCCTTCTTACTAGAAGCGTCACGTGCCGGCGGCGACGTGATGGCTGAAAACGGTATTGATTTTAAATACCCGTCTTATGTACAAGATATTCTTGGCCCGATGTGCTTTGACTATGGTTTTGGTCCATTCCGTTGGGTATGTGCCTCAGGCAAGCCTGAAGACTTAGACAAAACCGATGAGATTGCTGCACAAGTGCTAAGCAAAATCATGGAGCAATCTCCTGAAGAAATTCAGCAGCAAATGCAAGATAACATCACTTGGATCAAAGACGCCAAGCAAAACAAACTGGTGGTTGGCTCTCAGGCTCGCATTCTGTACGCAGATGCACAAGGTCGTATGGAAATAGCTAAAGCCTTTAATGACGCCATTAATCGTGGTGACATTGGTCCGGTTGTTTTAGGCCGTGATCACCATGATGTTAGCGGTACTGATTCACCGTTTCGTGAGACCTCAAATATTTATGATGGCAGTCGCTTTACTGCGGACATGGCGATTCATAATGTTATTGGTGACAGTTTCCGCGGTGCCACGTGGGTATCTATCCATAATGGTGGCGGTGTCGGTTGGGGCGAAGTGACCAACGGTGGTTTTGGTATGTTGCTTGACGGTAGCGCTGACTCTGAGCGTCGATTGAAGTCAATGTTGTTGTTTGATGTAAACAACGGTATTGCTAGACGCAGCTGGGCGCGCAATGAAGAAGCCAATTTTGCCATTAAACGCGAAATGGCGAGAACGCCGAAACTAAAAGTGACTTTAGCGAATCTTGTTGATGACGATATCTTAGACGATTTATCGTTCTAA
- the hutH gene encoding histidine ammonia-lyase, which produces MTFKYGVDRLDLDTVNGIADGRIKAELSQEALDKINQSRRNVEVMASSNEAVYGINTGFGPLCDTQISPEETHLLQKNLLITHAVGVGEPIAKDISKLMLITKVHALSQGFSGIRLEVVERMLTFIELDLIPVVPEQGSVGASGDLAPLSHLFLPLLGEGEFWQDGKVVAASQLLQEHGLEPIELHAKEGLALINGTQFILSHAITALTKMGYLLNLADLAGAMSIEGMQGSESPFRDELHQTRAFKGNLEVAARMRGFFKDSQNMADHEECDRVQDPYSLRCIPQVHGASRNAYYHLKELSEIEMNSVTDNPIVISSEEAISGGSFHGQPLAMVLDYASIAAAELGNISDRRCYLLLEGLHGLPRLLTTSGGLNSGMMIPQYATAALVTENKSLCFPPSADSVPTSMGQEDHVSMGSISGRKLNQILGNLDKIFAIELMYAAQALEFRRPNRCSDLIEENFALIRSKVAKLEEDRLLKPDIDAMIELVKSRAFNVSVEH; this is translated from the coding sequence GTGACGTTTAAATATGGTGTTGATCGTTTAGATCTAGATACTGTGAACGGCATAGCCGATGGGCGTATTAAAGCCGAGCTTAGCCAAGAAGCGTTGGATAAAATTAACCAAAGCCGACGAAATGTTGAGGTTATGGCAAGTTCTAACGAAGCTGTTTACGGTATCAATACCGGTTTTGGCCCTTTATGTGATACGCAAATTTCACCTGAAGAAACCCATTTACTGCAAAAGAATTTATTGATCACCCATGCCGTTGGCGTAGGTGAACCAATTGCCAAAGACATTTCAAAGCTTATGTTGATCACCAAAGTCCATGCCTTAAGTCAGGGATTTTCTGGTATCCGTTTAGAGGTTGTTGAGCGCATGCTTACCTTTATTGAGCTTGATCTAATACCGGTTGTACCAGAGCAAGGCTCTGTTGGTGCGTCAGGTGATTTGGCACCATTGTCGCACTTGTTTTTGCCTCTATTAGGCGAAGGTGAGTTTTGGCAAGATGGCAAAGTCGTAGCGGCCTCGCAATTATTGCAAGAGCACGGCTTAGAGCCAATAGAATTACATGCTAAAGAAGGTTTGGCATTGATTAACGGTACGCAATTTATCTTATCCCATGCGATTACCGCGTTAACCAAAATGGGTTACTTGTTAAATCTTGCTGATTTAGCCGGAGCAATGAGTATCGAAGGTATGCAAGGTAGCGAATCGCCATTTAGAGATGAGTTACACCAAACCCGTGCCTTTAAAGGTAACTTAGAAGTTGCAGCGCGTATGCGTGGTTTCTTTAAAGACTCGCAAAATATGGCTGATCATGAAGAATGTGATCGTGTTCAAGATCCTTATTCATTGCGTTGTATCCCACAAGTTCACGGTGCCTCGCGTAACGCTTATTACCACTTAAAAGAGTTATCAGAAATCGAAATGAACTCAGTGACCGATAACCCAATTGTTATCAGCAGTGAGGAAGCCATTTCAGGTGGTAGCTTCCACGGCCAACCATTGGCTATGGTATTAGACTATGCGTCGATTGCGGCGGCTGAATTGGGTAATATTTCTGACCGACGTTGTTACTTATTGTTGGAAGGCCTACACGGTTTGCCTCGTCTATTAACCACCTCTGGTGGTTTAAACTCAGGAATGATGATTCCGCAATACGCAACGGCAGCGTTAGTAACAGAAAACAAATCATTGTGTTTCCCACCATCGGCAGACAGTGTGCCAACGTCTATGGGTCAAGAAGACCACGTTTCTATGGGCAGCATTTCAGGTCGAAAACTCAACCAAATTCTAGGCAATTTGGATAAGATTTTTGCGATAGAGTTAATGTATGCGGCGCAAGCGCTCGAATTTAGACGACCAAATCGTTGTTCTGATTTGATTGAAGAAAACTTTGCTTTGATCCGAAGCAAAGTTGCCAAGCTTGAAGAAGATAGACTATTGAAGCCAGACATCGATGCGATGATTGAGCTGGTTAAATCACGAGCATTTAACGTTAGCGTTGAACACTAA
- the hutC gene encoding histidine utilization repressor: MPKFVVIKQHIFNNIELGLWPENHKVPSENELSEQFNVSRMTARRALQELTDENVLFRTKGIGTFVASFKSQSSLLEIKNIADEIRERGHSYKAKTIQIKQTSLPQALAPLFGLKQGAKIFYSEILHLENDQPIQLEQRYINSLIAPDYLDQDFSELTPHEYLSNVAPLTEATHEIEAIIASKQINQLLAITSQQPCLQVKRRTWSSQGVVSFAILTAPGDKYRLGGHLTF; the protein is encoded by the coding sequence ATGCCAAAATTTGTTGTCATCAAACAACACATTTTTAATAACATTGAGCTAGGTCTGTGGCCTGAAAATCATAAAGTTCCTTCAGAAAATGAGTTGTCAGAGCAATTTAATGTCAGTCGCATGACGGCACGCCGCGCCTTGCAAGAGCTTACCGATGAGAATGTCTTATTCCGTACTAAAGGCATCGGCACCTTCGTTGCCAGCTTTAAATCGCAATCTTCGTTGTTAGAAATTAAAAATATCGCCGATGAAATTCGTGAACGTGGCCACAGTTACAAGGCGAAAACCATTCAAATAAAACAGACATCTTTGCCACAGGCATTAGCACCATTATTTGGGCTTAAGCAGGGCGCAAAGATTTTTTATAGTGAGATTTTGCATCTTGAAAATGATCAGCCGATTCAACTAGAACAACGTTATATCAATTCGTTAATCGCGCCGGATTATTTAGATCAAGATTTTAGTGAGCTCACGCCACACGAATACTTGTCAAATGTTGCACCGTTAACCGAAGCAACTCACGAAATAGAAGCTATTATTGCTTCAAAGCAAATTAATCAGTTGTTGGCGATTACTAGCCAGCAACCTTGTTTACAGGTAAAACGCCGAACCTGGTCATCTCAGGGTGTAGTAAGTTTTGCCATATTGACCGCTCCAGGTGATAAATATCGCCTCGGTGGGCATTTAACATTTTAA
- a CDS encoding LysR family transcriptional regulator gives MDQLLRITLEQWRMFRAVVKHGGFNQAAAHIHKSQSSIHSAVSKIEDSLSLKLFVVEGRKTVLTPAGEKLLQRADYLLQEAAKLEAVGMTLAQGEETTLRVAVEEIFPAAVLYQVLENVSAQFPQLNIEVRESILGGARELLENDEVDLAISPFSLDGGFSEQITRIVFQIVANPNHALHQVSRPLTIEDLKAHRQIVVRDSALNTNTDAGWLGAEQRWTVSHMRTSIDIIKSGLGYAWLPHSSIANELKSGELKPLNMSFENHREAPLYVIFKDGDRLGPATKTFLGELRYLCEDEQ, from the coding sequence ATGGATCAATTACTACGAATTACATTAGAGCAATGGCGTATGTTTCGCGCCGTGGTGAAACATGGCGGATTTAATCAAGCAGCAGCACATATACACAAAAGCCAGTCGAGTATTCACAGTGCGGTAAGTAAAATCGAAGATTCATTGAGCCTTAAATTATTTGTTGTTGAAGGTCGTAAAACGGTGTTAACCCCGGCCGGCGAAAAACTGCTGCAACGAGCCGATTATTTGCTGCAAGAAGCGGCAAAATTGGAGGCAGTAGGTATGACTTTAGCGCAAGGTGAAGAAACCACCTTGCGTGTTGCGGTAGAGGAAATCTTCCCTGCGGCGGTATTATATCAAGTGCTAGAGAACGTATCGGCTCAATTTCCACAGCTTAATATTGAAGTGAGGGAGTCGATTCTTGGCGGGGCACGAGAATTACTCGAGAATGACGAGGTCGATTTAGCGATTTCACCTTTTAGCCTTGATGGTGGCTTTAGTGAGCAAATCACTCGCATTGTTTTTCAAATTGTCGCCAATCCTAATCATGCCTTGCATCAAGTCAGCAGACCGTTAACGATTGAGGATCTAAAGGCACACCGACAAATCGTGGTTCGCGATTCAGCGCTTAACACCAACACGGACGCCGGTTGGCTAGGTGCGGAGCAGCGTTGGACCGTTAGCCATATGCGCACCTCAATTGACATCATAAAAAGTGGTTTAGGTTATGCGTGGCTTCCCCATAGTTCCATCGCTAATGAGTTGAAATCTGGCGAATTAAAGCCATTGAATATGAGCTTTGAAAATCATCGTGAAGCACCTTTGTATGTCATATTTAAAGATGGTGATCGCTTAGGGCCGGCAACAAAAACCTTTTTAGGCGAGCTACGATACCTATGCGAGGATGAGCAATAA
- a CDS encoding glutathione S-transferase family protein codes for MGLLVDGVWHDTWYETKENKGEFKREAAQLRNWITADGKAGITGDSGFKAEKGRYHLYVSLACPWAHRTLIFRQLKGLQDYIDVSVVSPDMLDNGWSFDTQTGSSGDALYQLDFMHQLYTKSKTNYSGRVTVPVLWDKHSQRIVSNESSEIIRMFNSAFNHLTGNKDDYYPQPLRDEIDEINDFVYDAINNGVYRAGFATSQQAYQQAYDKLFAALDVIEQRLAKQRYLVGDTLTEADWRLFTTLIRFDSVYVGHFKCNKQTIEEYDNISNYLRELYQFSSVSETVDFYHIKRHYYFSHTMINPTQVVPAGPEIDCLATHNR; via the coding sequence ATGGGCTTATTGGTTGATGGTGTCTGGCACGACACCTGGTATGAAACAAAAGAAAATAAAGGTGAATTTAAGCGTGAAGCGGCACAGTTGCGAAACTGGATAACCGCGGATGGCAAAGCCGGCATCACCGGCGACAGCGGATTTAAAGCTGAAAAAGGGCGCTATCATTTGTACGTTTCTTTAGCTTGTCCATGGGCGCATCGCACTCTTATCTTCCGTCAACTAAAAGGCTTGCAGGATTATATTGACGTCTCGGTAGTTAGCCCCGACATGCTTGATAACGGTTGGTCATTCGATACTCAGACAGGTTCTAGCGGTGATGCGTTATATCAGCTTGATTTTATGCATCAGCTTTATACAAAAAGCAAAACCAATTATTCGGGACGTGTCACCGTTCCGGTGTTGTGGGATAAACACAGCCAGCGTATCGTTTCCAATGAGTCATCGGAAATTATTCGCATGTTTAATAGCGCCTTTAATCATTTAACGGGCAACAAAGACGATTATTACCCTCAGCCGTTACGCGACGAAATCGATGAAATAAACGATTTTGTCTACGATGCGATTAACAATGGTGTGTACCGCGCTGGGTTTGCCACAAGCCAGCAGGCGTATCAACAAGCCTATGATAAATTATTTGCTGCATTAGATGTGATTGAGCAGCGATTAGCTAAGCAACGCTATTTAGTTGGCGACACATTAACCGAAGCCGATTGGCGTTTATTTACCACATTAATTCGTTTTGATAGTGTCTATGTAGGCCATTTTAAATGCAATAAACAAACCATTGAAGAGTATGACAATATCAGTAATTATCTGCGTGAGTTATACCAATTTAGCAGTGTCAGTGAAACCGTCGATTTCTATCATATTAAACGACATTATTACTTCTCTCACACCATGATAAATCCGACGCAAGTGGTGCCAGCAGGCCCAGAAATTGATTGCTTAGCAACGCATAACCGCTAA
- the ttcA gene encoding tRNA 2-thiocytidine(32) synthetase TtcA — protein sequence MQDAISKKQDFNFIKLEKRIRREVGKAIADFNMIEDGDKIMVCLSGGKDSYTMLDLLLHMQRVAPISFDIVAVNLDQKQPGFPEHVLPKYLSSINVEHMIVNEDTYSIVKEKIPEGKTTCSLCSRLRRGILYKTAKKIGATKIALGHHRDDILETLLLNMFYGGKLKSMPPKLVTDNGEHIVIRPLAYCREKDIIRYADEKNYPIIPCNLCGSQENLQRKIIKEMLNGWDKQYPGRIETMFKAVTDVVPSHLADTKLYDFAGLQATGTPFADGDIGFDSPDIPKQPLIVDEDDKQQQQMNQLNIVNLS from the coding sequence ATGCAAGACGCTATCAGCAAAAAACAGGATTTCAATTTTATTAAATTGGAAAAACGTATACGCCGTGAGGTGGGTAAAGCCATAGCTGACTTTAATATGATAGAAGATGGCGACAAGATTATGGTCTGTTTATCCGGTGGTAAAGACAGTTATACCATGCTTGATTTGTTGTTACATATGCAGCGTGTGGCGCCAATTTCGTTTGACATTGTTGCCGTTAATCTTGATCAAAAGCAACCTGGCTTTCCAGAGCATGTATTGCCAAAGTATTTGTCATCAATCAATGTTGAGCACATGATTGTTAACGAAGACACTTACTCCATCGTTAAAGAAAAGATCCCCGAAGGCAAAACCACCTGTTCATTATGCTCGCGTTTACGTCGCGGTATTCTTTATAAAACGGCGAAAAAAATTGGTGCAACAAAAATTGCCTTAGGGCACCATCGTGACGATATATTAGAAACACTATTATTGAATATGTTTTATGGTGGTAAGTTAAAGAGTATGCCACCTAAATTGGTTACAGATAATGGTGAGCATATCGTCATTCGACCTTTGGCCTATTGTCGCGAAAAAGATATTATTCGCTACGCCGATGAAAAAAATTACCCAATCATTCCCTGCAACCTCTGTGGCTCACAAGAAAATTTGCAGCGTAAAATTATCAAAGAAATGCTTAATGGATGGGATAAACAATACCCTGGACGTATTGAAACCATGTTTAAAGCCGTCACCGATGTTGTGCCTTCACATTTAGCCGATACCAAGCTATATGACTTTGCTGGATTGCAAGCGACAGGAACGCCATTTGCTGACGGTGATATTGGTTTTGACAGCCCTGATATTCCCAAGCAGCCACTCATTGTTGATGAAGATGATAAACAGCAGCAGCAAATGAATCAGCTGAACATTGTTAATCTAAGCTAA
- a CDS encoding DUF4114 domain-containing protein — MKRWIRNFLFILSSLFITQQAHSTLILGGEIVVEEDGEVVLEVLSHTASLTNLLFLYVEDGDDLFLFNNKVNEVGDLITIGEFDAGDILLFYILEIKNDYRYYSGNDPSLNPDNILHTFVDAMHESGKTYVGFEDRFGGFDFDYDDLQFLFSNTDVIPPTQPPVQPPVQPPVQPPVQPPVQPPVQPPVQPPVQPPVQPPVQPPINPPAEVPEPETLFLMGLGLLLFVYSRKSLHK, encoded by the coding sequence ATGAAAAGGTGGATACGCAATTTTCTCTTTATTTTGAGTTCCCTGTTTATAACTCAACAGGCGCACTCGACCTTAATTTTAGGTGGCGAAATCGTTGTTGAAGAAGATGGCGAGGTCGTACTTGAGGTATTAAGCCATACGGCATCGCTAACCAACCTGTTGTTTCTCTATGTTGAAGATGGCGATGACTTGTTCTTATTCAACAATAAAGTAAATGAAGTTGGTGACCTAATCACCATTGGCGAATTCGACGCAGGCGATATCCTGCTGTTTTACATTCTTGAAATTAAAAATGATTACCGATACTACAGCGGCAATGATCCGTCATTAAACCCTGATAATATTTTGCACACATTTGTCGATGCCATGCATGAAAGTGGTAAAACATATGTAGGTTTTGAAGACCGCTTTGGCGGGTTTGATTTTGATTACGACGATCTGCAATTTTTATTCTCCAATACCGATGTTATCCCACCGACACAACCGCCAGTGCAACCGCCTGTACAACCGCCAGTGCAACCGCCTGTACAACCACCCGTGCAACCACCCGTGCAGCCGCCTGTGCAACCACCAGTGCAGCCGCCTGTGCAGCCGCCTGTGCAACCGCCCATTAACCCACCAGCGGAAGTGCCTGAACCAGAAACGTTGTTTTTGATGGGCCTTGGTTTACTGTTGTTTGTATACAGCAGAAAATCATTGCATAAGTAA